A single Helicobacter sp. 'house sparrow 1' DNA region contains:
- the mnmH gene encoding tRNA 2-selenouridine(34) synthase MnmH codes for MINYALDYRNFDVVIDVRSPNEYEHSHIPNALNFPVLNNLEFKQIGTLYHQDSIKAKILGASLVCKNISLLLEQISNEKSLRQIFSYKNKILIYCARGGQRSQALYEVLKNLGLQVFKLKGGYKSYRQNVLINLKNPYKFITLCGPTGCGKSEIIQSYSTFSLDLEGIAHHYGSSFGSLATLKLGKQPTQKMFENIIEFELIKKQDKQPLIIEAESKKLGNLVIPKDLFYHYHNGIFILITAPIEDRIKRIVKLYQHINHALFSSAMQKIKPYLSNAIFNEILQLWDKKEIEKIAEVLIEKYYDKVYKINHYNFHIHHTSLENTLQILDEIRSSSLKL; via the coding sequence ATGATTAATTATGCTTTGGATTATAGAAATTTTGATGTGGTGATTGATGTTAGAAGTCCAAATGAATATGAGCATTCTCATATTCCCAATGCACTAAATTTTCCTGTATTAAATAATCTAGAATTTAAGCAAATTGGAACCCTTTATCATCAAGATTCTATCAAAGCAAAAATACTTGGAGCCAGTCTTGTATGTAAAAATATCTCTTTATTATTGGAACAAATATCCAATGAAAAATCCCTAAGGCAAATTTTCTCTTATAAAAATAAGATTTTAATTTACTGTGCTAGGGGCGGTCAAAGAAGTCAAGCACTCTATGAAGTTTTAAAAAATCTAGGATTGCAAGTATTTAAGCTAAAGGGTGGTTATAAATCCTATAGACAAAATGTTTTAATCAATCTTAAAAACCCCTATAAATTTATTACCCTTTGCGGACCAACTGGTTGTGGCAAAAGTGAGATTATACAATCTTATTCAACCTTTAGTTTGGATTTGGAAGGTATTGCTCATCACTATGGTTCAAGCTTTGGTTCTTTGGCAACACTTAAACTTGGAAAACAACCTACTCAAAAAATGTTTGAAAATATCATTGAATTTGAACTTATAAAAAAACAAGATAAACAACCTCTAATCATTGAAGCAGAATCAAAAAAACTTGGCAACTTAGTTATACCTAAGGATCTCTTCTATCATTATCATAATGGAATTTTTATTTTAATTACTGCTCCAATAGAAGATAGAATCAAAAGAATTGTTAAACTTTATCAACACATTAATCACGCTCTTTTTTCTTCTGCAATGCAAAAAATAAAACCCTATTTAAGCAATGCTATATTTAATGAAATATTGCAGTTATGGGATAAAAAAGAAATTGAAAAAATTGCTGAAGTATTAATTGAAAAATACTACGACAAGGTTTATAAAATCAACCATTATAACTTCCACATCCATCACACAAGTTTGGAAAATACATTACAAATATTAGACGAAATCAGATCTAGCTCTCTTAAACTTTAA